A single window of Anaerolineae bacterium DNA harbors:
- a CDS encoding Imidazolonepropionase produces the protein MLIHSASQLLTLQGGPQRGEELGRLGIITDGAVLIRNGIIEAVGKSAELRAAYPDEPDFDALDRVVMPGFVDPHTHVIWAGDRAAEFEMKLQGKTYLEILAAGGGILSTVRATRSASLNSLLDQTRLRLWTMFEHGTTTAEAKTGYGLKTAVELRLLQALIALDREGPMELAFTFLGAHAIAPEYKDQPDQYTELICGTMLPMLKEWWPNHAPQYPLPFVDVFCENGAFNLEQSRRILSTARELGFPLKIHADEFGNLGGVPLAVELGAVSADHLVLTSDEDIRILGQSDTVAVALPCTPFGLAEKDYTPAKKILDAGGILAIATDLNPGTAWCGNMQFAIALACRYMGLTPAQAIAAATINAAAAIQRADRIGSIEVGKQGDLIVLDVEDYRHLGYRFGTNLVKAVIKKGRLYPV, from the coding sequence ATGCTTATTCATTCAGCCTCTCAACTCTTAACGCTTCAGGGTGGTCCCCAACGAGGGGAGGAACTGGGACGCTTGGGGATTATCACGGACGGTGCCGTCTTGATCCGCAATGGGATCATCGAGGCAGTTGGGAAAAGTGCCGAACTGCGCGCCGCCTATCCCGATGAACCCGATTTTGATGCGCTTGACCGGGTGGTGATGCCGGGCTTTGTGGACCCGCATACGCATGTGATTTGGGCTGGCGATCGCGCCGCTGAATTTGAGATGAAGCTCCAGGGAAAAACCTACCTGGAAATTCTGGCTGCCGGTGGCGGGATCCTCTCTACTGTGCGGGCAACTCGCAGCGCTTCGCTCAACTCCCTGCTCGACCAGACCCGCCTGCGCTTGTGGACGATGTTTGAACACGGCACAACCACCGCCGAAGCCAAGACGGGTTATGGCTTGAAGACGGCGGTTGAACTGCGTTTGTTACAAGCCTTGATTGCGCTCGACCGCGAAGGACCGATGGAATTGGCTTTTACCTTCCTGGGCGCCCACGCTATCGCCCCCGAATACAAAGATCAGCCCGATCAGTACACGGAATTGATCTGTGGGACCATGTTACCCATGCTGAAAGAGTGGTGGCCCAACCATGCTCCGCAATATCCTCTGCCATTTGTGGATGTCTTTTGCGAAAATGGGGCGTTTAACCTGGAGCAATCACGGCGCATCCTCAGCACTGCCAGGGAACTTGGATTTCCGCTCAAAATTCACGCCGATGAATTTGGCAATCTGGGCGGGGTGCCGTTAGCCGTCGAATTGGGCGCGGTTTCAGCCGATCATCTGGTACTGACCTCAGATGAAGATATCCGCATTTTGGGGCAGAGCGATACGGTTGCGGTGGCTTTACCCTGCACACCGTTTGGTTTGGCGGAAAAAGATTACACCCCCGCCAAAAAAATTCTTGATGCCGGTGGAATCCTTGCCATAGCCACGGATTTGAACCCCGGTACAGCCTGGTGTGGCAATATGCAGTTTGCCATCGCGCTGGCGTGCCGTTATATGGGCCTTACCCCTGCTCAGGCAATTGCTGCAGCAACGATCAACGCTGCGGCTGCCATTCAACGTGCCGATCGGATTGGCTCAATTGAGGTCGGTAAACAAGGTGACCTGATCGTCCTCGATGTAGAGGATTATCGTCATCTGGGCTATCGATTCGGCACCAATCTGGTCAAAGCGGTCATCAAGAAGGGTCGCCTGTATCCGGTCTAG
- a CDS encoding Lipid A export ATP-binding/permease protein MsbA translates to MNATTASSTEVTITDFRPALQKNRLKGLWKMMDGFHLPYLLATLSLAVSALARTGTFLLLRFFADHVLDASLSISLGWIALGFVSLAAMDGGFAFLSGRLAAYTAEGITRRLRDFLFDHIQRLSVAYHAHNPTGDLIERVTSDVDALRRFFSEQAIGIGRILILFLINFLAILRINSKLGWLSVVVIPLVLAVSLWFFKKVTQAYEAYQAQEAILSTTLQENLSGVRVVKAFGRQDYEIAKFEKDNWNKFLKGKTLLFMHSLFWPLSDIVLGLQMLFGFVLAANMAIRGEISVGSYLAYTGLIVWLIWPIRNLGRIIVQTSTGMVSYGRLMEIVKQEQEDLYGGSVQPQGDLHGDLVFEDVCFMYADSEQETLKNISFRVRAGQAVALLGSTGCGKTTLVNLLPRFYDYTSGHIYLDGKELKEYPRAYLRQQIGIVEQEPFLFSRSIRENITYGVGRQVSQDEVEQAARAAALHDVILTFPDGYNTLVGEKGVTLSGGQKQRLAIARAILKNPRLLILDDSTSAVDVETEAEIRQALGKLMLGRTTFIIAHRIQSVMMADLILVLDKGEIVQMGTHEELLSQPDGMYRRIYELQTRLDEELELELVTVGQR, encoded by the coding sequence ATGAACGCAACAACTGCATCATCAACCGAAGTGACCATCACTGATTTTCGGCCAGCTTTACAGAAAAACCGTCTCAAGGGGCTATGGAAGATGATGGACGGCTTTCATTTACCCTATCTGCTGGCAACCCTTTCGCTGGCGGTCTCGGCATTGGCGCGCACCGGCACCTTTCTACTTTTACGCTTCTTTGCCGACCATGTTCTCGATGCCTCGCTCTCAATTTCGCTGGGTTGGATCGCACTGGGGTTCGTCAGCCTTGCGGCGATGGATGGTGGTTTCGCATTTCTTTCCGGTCGTCTGGCAGCCTATACCGCCGAAGGGATCACGCGCCGCTTGCGTGACTTCTTATTTGACCACATTCAGCGCCTGAGCGTCGCTTATCACGCCCACAACCCCACGGGTGATTTAATCGAGCGGGTAACCTCCGACGTAGACGCCCTACGGCGCTTCTTCAGTGAGCAAGCCATCGGCATTGGACGCATTCTCATTCTATTTTTAATCAATTTTCTAGCAATCCTGAGAATCAACTCCAAATTGGGCTGGCTCTCGGTCGTGGTGATCCCACTGGTCTTAGCCGTCTCATTATGGTTCTTTAAGAAAGTCACTCAGGCATATGAAGCTTATCAAGCCCAGGAAGCGATTCTCTCGACAACTCTGCAAGAAAATCTCAGTGGTGTGCGGGTGGTCAAAGCCTTTGGGCGACAAGACTACGAGATCGCAAAATTCGAAAAGGACAACTGGAACAAATTCCTCAAAGGCAAAACCCTGCTCTTCATGCATTCACTCTTCTGGCCGCTTTCAGACATTGTCTTAGGCTTACAGATGCTGTTCGGGTTTGTGCTGGCAGCCAATATGGCGATCCGGGGAGAGATCAGCGTAGGCAGTTACCTTGCTTATACCGGCTTAATCGTCTGGTTGATCTGGCCAATCCGTAACCTGGGGCGCATCATTGTACAGACCTCTACCGGCATGGTCTCGTATGGTCGCTTGATGGAGATCGTCAAGCAGGAACAGGAAGACCTGTATGGTGGCTCGGTACAGCCGCAAGGGGATCTGCATGGCGACCTGGTTTTTGAAGACGTGTGTTTTATGTACGCAGATAGTGAACAGGAAACCCTGAAAAACATCTCTTTTCGCGTTCGCGCCGGTCAGGCCGTTGCGCTGCTGGGTTCAACCGGATGTGGTAAAACCACGCTGGTCAATCTCTTGCCCCGCTTTTACGACTATACCAGCGGTCACATCTACCTGGATGGCAAGGAACTGAAGGAATATCCGCGCGCCTATTTGCGCCAACAAATTGGCATTGTCGAGCAAGAACCCTTCCTTTTCAGCCGCTCAATTCGCGAGAATATCACGTATGGCGTTGGACGTCAGGTCTCGCAGGACGAAGTTGAACAGGCTGCCAGAGCCGCCGCCTTACACGATGTGATTCTCACTTTTCCCGATGGCTACAACACCCTGGTCGGAGAAAAAGGGGTGACGCTCTCCGGCGGTCAAAAACAACGGCTGGCGATTGCGCGAGCGATCTTGAAGAATCCGCGCCTGTTGATCCTGGATGACTCCACCTCGGCAGTGGATGTCGAGACCGAAGCGGAGATTCGCCAGGCGCTCGGAAAACTGATGCTCGGACGCACCACTTTTATCATCGCCCACCGCATCCAATCGGTAATGATGGCTGATTTGATCTTGGTTTTGGATAAAGGCGAGATCGTACAGATGGGAACCCATGAAGAACTTCTAAGTCAACCAGATGGCATGTATCGGCGCATTTATGAGCTACAAACCCGTCTGGATGAGGAATTGGAGCTTGAATTGGTCACCGTTGGGCAACGGTGA
- a CDS encoding Lipid A export ATP-binding/permease protein MsbA, translated as MTDEMIEIEEEEYTSQLTFPILRRIGGLLKPHWLWVIGFFVTIALTSWLDAYFTYINKQFVDQGITLKDQTRLMELATLYGGLILIQAVFVFAFIYLAGVLGERIQYDLRKLLFNHLQKLSLSFYSQNAVGRLMARVTSDTGRVSDLVTWGIVDVTWAIMNITTSAVFMAIINWKLALIVLAAIPIMVLVAVEFRKRILMEFRRSRRANSKITGAFNENIQGVRVVKALRREDQNTREFQRLTTEMYNASYRAAWLSALFLPSVQIIAAVVLGIIIGYSGVQIRNGLITLGGINAFVSYLTFMMWPIQDLARVYAEMQHSIASAERIFKLVDTQPEVRNRPNAIPAETLLGEIEFDHVDFYYDERTPVLKDFSLKVQAGQTIAFVGPTGGGKTTIVNLLCRFYEPTRGVIRINGRDYTEYTLESIHAKIGVVLQTPHLFSGTIKDNIRYGRLEATDEEIIAAAKLAGAHDFIITLEKGYDQEVGEGGNLLSVGQKQLISLARAVLANPELFIMDEATSSVDTLTEALIQKGMETLMNGRTSFVIAHRLSTIRRADRILFIEDGRIMEQGTHAELLRARGRYYRLYTQQFRREMELQAGWATA; from the coding sequence ATGACGGATGAAATGATTGAAATCGAGGAAGAGGAATACACTTCCCAATTGACCTTTCCCATTCTCAGGCGCATCGGAGGTTTACTGAAACCTCATTGGCTCTGGGTGATCGGCTTTTTTGTGACCATTGCACTGACTTCCTGGTTAGATGCCTATTTCACCTATATCAACAAGCAGTTTGTCGATCAAGGGATTACCCTCAAAGACCAGACCCGGCTGATGGAATTAGCGACGCTATACGGAGGCTTGATCCTGATTCAAGCTGTGTTTGTCTTTGCCTTTATTTATCTGGCTGGGGTACTCGGTGAGCGCATTCAGTACGACCTGCGCAAGCTGCTTTTTAACCACCTGCAAAAGCTCTCTCTGTCGTTCTATTCGCAAAATGCGGTGGGGCGACTGATGGCGCGGGTTACTTCGGACACCGGACGGGTTTCCGACCTGGTCACATGGGGGATCGTAGATGTCACCTGGGCAATCATGAACATTACCACCTCTGCGGTCTTCATGGCAATCATTAACTGGAAGCTGGCATTAATCGTGCTGGCTGCCATCCCGATCATGGTGCTGGTGGCTGTGGAATTCCGCAAACGGATTTTGATGGAGTTTCGCCGCAGTCGCCGCGCCAACAGTAAGATTACCGGCGCCTTCAACGAAAACATTCAGGGCGTGCGCGTGGTCAAGGCGCTGCGCCGCGAGGACCAGAACACGCGTGAATTTCAACGGCTGACTACAGAGATGTATAACGCCTCCTATCGCGCCGCCTGGCTCTCGGCGCTCTTTCTGCCCAGCGTGCAGATCATCGCCGCCGTGGTTTTGGGCATCATCATCGGTTATAGCGGAGTACAAATCCGCAATGGATTAATCACCCTGGGGGGAATCAATGCCTTTGTATCCTATCTGACTTTTATGATGTGGCCAATCCAGGACCTTGCGCGGGTGTACGCCGAAATGCAACATTCGATTGCTTCCGCCGAACGCATTTTCAAACTGGTGGACACCCAGCCAGAAGTGCGCAACCGCCCCAATGCCATCCCGGCTGAAACCCTGCTGGGAGAGATAGAGTTTGATCATGTAGATTTCTACTATGACGAACGGACGCCGGTGCTGAAGGATTTTTCCCTCAAAGTCCAGGCTGGTCAGACGATCGCTTTCGTCGGTCCAACTGGCGGCGGAAAGACGACAATCGTGAACTTGCTTTGTCGCTTCTATGAACCAACCCGAGGCGTAATCCGCATCAACGGCCGCGATTACACCGAATATACCCTTGAGTCGATTCACGCTAAGATCGGCGTCGTACTCCAAACGCCTCATCTCTTCTCGGGTACGATCAAAGACAATATCCGCTATGGGCGCCTGGAGGCAACGGACGAGGAGATTATCGCCGCAGCCAAACTTGCCGGCGCGCATGATTTCATCATCACGCTTGAAAAAGGCTACGATCAAGAGGTCGGCGAAGGAGGTAATTTGCTCTCAGTTGGACAAAAGCAATTGATCAGCCTGGCGCGAGCAGTGCTGGCAAATCCCGAGCTCTTTATCATGGACGAAGCAACCTCGAGCGTAGATACCTTAACCGAAGCTTTGATCCAGAAAGGGATGGAAACCCTTATGAACGGGCGCACCTCATTTGTGATCGCTCATCGCCTCAGCACCATCCGGCGCGCAGATCGTATCCTGTTCATTGAAGACGGGCGCATCATGGAGCAAGGCACCCATGCAGAGTTGTTGCGTGCTCGTGGTCGCTATTATCGCCTCTACACGCAGCAGTTCCGGCGCGAGATGGAACTCCAGGCTGGTTGGGCAACCGCGTAA
- a CDS encoding Phosphonoacetaldehyde hydrolase: MDFVYQRSYRGPLKAVILDWAGTTIDFGSFAPLAVFLHLFERQGITISKEDVRSGMGLMKKDHLRLILNRPTVAQAWQQLKGSLPTEADVERLFAEFSALQGQILRQYTIPIRGLAETIADLRRRKLKIGSTTGYLREMMEIILPEAQKQGYAPDALVCPDEVPAGRPYPWMIYQNLIQMQVYPAEAVVKVGDTLPDIEEGLNAGLWTVGLALSGNLLGLTEDELAALPTTELAARRQAIATQLYQSGAHYVIDGIWELPPVLDDIQTRLARGERP, encoded by the coding sequence ATGGACTTTGTTTATCAACGCTCTTACCGCGGCCCGTTGAAAGCAGTCATCCTTGACTGGGCGGGGACCACCATTGACTTCGGCTCTTTTGCTCCACTTGCTGTGTTTCTGCACCTGTTCGAGCGCCAGGGCATAACCATCTCTAAAGAAGACGTGCGCAGCGGAATGGGCTTGATGAAGAAGGATCACTTACGTTTGATCCTGAACCGCCCAACCGTCGCTCAGGCATGGCAACAACTCAAAGGCTCACTCCCAACCGAAGCCGATGTTGAGCGTTTATTTGCAGAATTTAGTGCTCTTCAGGGACAAATCTTACGCCAGTACACGATCCCTATTCGCGGCCTGGCAGAGACCATCGCCGATTTGCGCCGTCGCAAACTCAAGATAGGCTCGACCACCGGTTATTTGCGGGAAATGATGGAAATCATCCTACCCGAAGCTCAAAAGCAGGGATACGCCCCGGATGCACTGGTTTGTCCGGACGAGGTGCCGGCCGGGCGCCCCTATCCGTGGATGATCTACCAGAATCTCATTCAAATGCAGGTCTATCCGGCAGAGGCGGTGGTTAAAGTTGGCGATACCCTGCCTGATATTGAGGAGGGACTCAACGCCGGGCTGTGGACGGTTGGCTTAGCCCTGAGCGGGAACCTGCTCGGCCTGACCGAGGACGAATTGGCCGCCCTTCCGACCACCGAACTGGCTGCCAGGCGCCAGGCAATCGCCACCCAACTATACCAGAGCGGAGCGCACTACGTCATCGATGGCATTTGGGAGTTACCTCCTGTTCTGGATGACATTCAAACTCGCCTGGCACGAGGTGAGCGCCCTTAA
- a CDS encoding ComE-like competence protein, with protein sequence MPLLWLSLAFLSGIVLADRLALKAIHWGAIVAISILLLLLTPLLRQRWAVFSAPGSRIERFVQALSYPIGLPLATCLIALGLGGWRYQWERAKVQALTVGVYQAIGQEVVLQGVVSAYPDQRDTYTALTVAVESLSLKDREQNTADRKETSSPSGTVLVRASPFEDWRYGDRILVAGRLELPPESEDFSYRAYLARKEILAYLPRAEVTLLDRQQGNFFYRTIYEFRQRCYSALLKAFPEPQASLLAGILLGIESGIPASVRQAFIDSGTMHIVAISGFNITLLAGLFMAVLAHPLGRWRGTLVSMGLIGVYTLLVGANASVVRAAIMGILSLFATQIGRRQSGVNSLAFVAALMAVFEPDILWDVSFQLSFAATLGLVLYASPLNEWAVRQLARLLPAKIAQSSGNLLSEWALFTLAAQLTTLPILLYHFRSLSLIAFLVNPLILPVQPAVMVAGGIAMFAALIHPAFGQFVAWLVLPLVTYTIRMVEWSAALPYSSVRFSFVSLFGVAIFYLALFTLTKHHQQLRLVLESFRPIGIVGLLALLTVIVWQTALSAPDGRLHLTLLDVSRPSQSSEALLIQTPQGRSLLINGGESPSRLLDALDRRLPLTHRHLDWVVIAGTRQAQIGSVVELIERGRVANLWWAIPQSENSAAMALQQVAKENRVPIHLAQTGQSLDLGEGAQLLLIAKGERGAVFILEWQRFRAFLPFGLDSRLRNDLMESGQLKPVSVWLLANNGSSWYNPPAFVSRLHPRVVWLSVAQGDWYGLPHAETLERLKGYPLLRTDLNGWLHLQTDGEHLWVEVEKKAPLP encoded by the coding sequence ATGCCCCTGCTCTGGCTTTCTCTCGCTTTCTTGAGCGGCATCGTCTTGGCCGATAGGCTTGCCCTGAAGGCCATCCATTGGGGCGCGATTGTCGCAATCAGTATCTTGCTGCTGCTCCTTACGCCGCTCTTGCGCCAACGCTGGGCGGTTTTCTCTGCGCCAGGTTCCAGAATCGAACGCTTTGTCCAGGCCCTTTCCTATCCGATCGGGTTGCCGCTGGCAACCTGTCTGATCGCTCTGGGGCTCGGTGGGTGGCGGTATCAATGGGAGCGCGCAAAGGTCCAGGCTTTGACCGTCGGGGTCTATCAAGCCATCGGGCAGGAAGTTGTCCTGCAAGGGGTCGTGAGCGCCTATCCCGATCAGCGGGATACCTATACTGCCCTGACCGTAGCGGTTGAAAGCCTATCTCTAAAGGATCGAGAACAAAACACCGCCGATCGTAAAGAAACCAGCTCTCCATCGGGAACTGTGCTGGTGCGTGCCTCGCCGTTTGAAGATTGGCGCTACGGCGATCGTATTCTGGTAGCTGGCAGGTTAGAACTACCGCCGGAGAGCGAAGATTTTTCCTATCGCGCCTACCTCGCCCGCAAAGAAATACTGGCTTACCTGCCTCGCGCCGAAGTGACTCTCCTCGACCGCCAACAAGGCAATTTTTTCTACCGCACCATTTATGAATTTCGCCAGCGTTGCTATTCGGCTCTGCTCAAAGCCTTTCCCGAACCCCAGGCTTCTTTGCTGGCCGGCATTTTGCTTGGCATTGAGAGCGGCATCCCAGCCAGCGTGCGCCAGGCGTTCATCGACAGCGGCACAATGCATATCGTAGCCATCTCCGGCTTCAACATCACTTTACTGGCGGGTCTGTTTATGGCAGTTCTGGCGCATCCCCTGGGGCGTTGGCGGGGTACTCTGGTTTCGATGGGGTTAATCGGGGTTTATACCCTCCTGGTTGGTGCCAATGCCAGTGTTGTACGCGCTGCCATAATGGGCATTCTGAGTCTCTTTGCAACCCAAATCGGGCGGCGCCAATCCGGAGTCAACAGCCTGGCATTTGTGGCTGCCCTGATGGCTGTCTTTGAGCCGGATATCTTGTGGGATGTCTCTTTTCAGCTTTCCTTTGCAGCCACTTTAGGGTTGGTGCTTTACGCTTCACCGCTCAACGAGTGGGCAGTGCGTCAACTTGCCCGCCTGTTGCCAGCCAAGATCGCCCAAAGCTCTGGCAATCTGCTCAGCGAATGGGCACTGTTTACCCTTGCTGCTCAGTTAACCACCCTGCCAATCTTGCTCTATCACTTTCGGAGCCTTTCCCTGATCGCTTTTCTGGTCAATCCGTTGATCTTACCGGTGCAACCGGCAGTTATGGTCGCAGGCGGAATCGCGATGTTTGCGGCTCTGATCCATCCTGCATTTGGGCAATTCGTTGCCTGGCTGGTGCTACCGCTGGTTACCTATACCATCCGAATGGTGGAATGGAGCGCTGCTCTGCCCTATAGTTCTGTGCGTTTCTCCTTCGTTTCGCTCTTCGGTGTAGCGATCTTTTACCTTGCCCTATTCACCCTGACAAAACACCATCAACAGCTACGCCTTGTACTGGAAAGCTTCAGACCTATAGGGATTGTTGGGCTGCTGGCTTTGCTGACAGTCATTGTCTGGCAAACAGCCCTCTCCGCTCCAGACGGTCGTTTGCATCTGACTTTACTCGATGTCAGCCGCCCATCCCAATCGAGCGAAGCTCTGCTCATCCAGACTCCTCAGGGACGTTCTCTATTAATCAACGGCGGTGAGAGCCCCAGTCGCTTACTGGATGCGCTTGACCGTCGACTGCCTCTCACTCACCGCCATCTGGACTGGGTCGTGATCGCAGGGACACGCCAAGCCCAGATCGGAAGCGTAGTGGAGCTCATTGAGCGTGGACGGGTGGCAAACCTGTGGTGGGCAATCCCGCAATCGGAAAACAGCGCGGCGATGGCTCTCCAACAGGTAGCAAAAGAAAATCGCGTCCCAATTCACCTGGCGCAAACGGGTCAGAGTCTGGATCTCGGTGAAGGGGCGCAATTATTGCTCATTGCGAAGGGGGAACGTGGAGCAGTTTTCATTTTGGAGTGGCAGCGCTTCCGGGCATTCTTGCCTTTTGGGTTGGACTCCCGGCTCCGCAACGATCTTATGGAGAGTGGGCAACTCAAACCGGTTTCGGTGTGGTTGCTGGCAAACAACGGGTCCAGCTGGTACAATCCCCCAGCGTTTGTCAGCCGCCTGCACCCTCGGGTGGTATGGCTCAGCGTTGCCCAGGGCGATTGGTACGGTCTGCCTCATGCAGAGACTCTCGAGCGTCTAAAGGGTTATCCCCTGCTCCGCACGGATCTTAATGGCTGGCTTCATCTCCAGACCGATGGAGAACATTTGTGGGTGGAGGTCGAGAAGAAAGCTCCCCTACCTTGA